A stretch of Miscanthus floridulus cultivar M001 chromosome 13, ASM1932011v1, whole genome shotgun sequence DNA encodes these proteins:
- the LOC136500700 gene encoding uncharacterized protein isoform X3 has translation MGQWRLLTHHLTTAGIACHVHGGIPSHGTRRSGSTHRHPWDGSPPPACSTGSCQFVSVSVLAARWTCSTHAFAGHSSTAGLFCLLRPSCRSDGLATMNICIKQSCRGSSHLFRKTSLSVRRLILLPPPALH, from the exons ATGGGGCAGTGGCGCCTCCTTACCCACCACCTGACGACGGCAGGGATAGCGTGTCACGTCCATGGTGGTATCCCCTCCCATGGAACGCGCCGCAGCGGATCCACCCACCGGCATCCATGGGACGGATCCCCTCCTCCTGCG TGTTCTACAGGTTCCTGTCAATTTGTGTCCGTCAGTGTGCTGGCTGCAAGATGGACTTGCAGTACTCAT GCATTCGCCGGACACAGCAGCACTGCAGGACTTTTCTGTCTCCTGCGCCCCTCATGTAGAAGTG ATGGACTAGCGACAATGAACATTTGCATTAAACAAAGTTGCAG AGGTAGCAGCCATCTATTCCGCAAGACCTCTCTATCTGTCAGACGGTTGATCCTGCTGCCCCCTCCAGCTTTGCACTAG
- the LOC136500700 gene encoding uncharacterized protein isoform X4 — MGQWRLLTHHLTTAGIACHVHGGIPSHGTRRSGSTHRHPWDGSPPPACSTGSCQFVSVSVLAARWTCSTHAFAGHSSTAGLFCLLRPSCRSDGLATMNICIKQSCSHLFRKTSLSVRRLILLPPPALH; from the exons ATGGGGCAGTGGCGCCTCCTTACCCACCACCTGACGACGGCAGGGATAGCGTGTCACGTCCATGGTGGTATCCCCTCCCATGGAACGCGCCGCAGCGGATCCACCCACCGGCATCCATGGGACGGATCCCCTCCTCCTGCG TGTTCTACAGGTTCCTGTCAATTTGTGTCCGTCAGTGTGCTGGCTGCAAGATGGACTTGCAGTACTCAT GCATTCGCCGGACACAGCAGCACTGCAGGACTTTTCTGTCTCCTGCGCCCCTCATGTAGAAGTG ATGGACTAGCGACAATGAACATTTGCATTAAACAAAGTTGCAG CCATCTATTCCGCAAGACCTCTCTATCTGTCAGACGGTTGATCCTGCTGCCCCCTCCAGCTTTGCACTAG
- the LOC136500700 gene encoding uncharacterized protein isoform X1, whose translation MKQHGAVAPPYPPPDDGRDSVSRPWWYPLPWNAPQRIHPPASMGRIPSSCVFYRFLSICVRQCAGCKMDLQYSFNMKAFAGHSSTAGLFCLLRPSCRSDGLATMNICIKQSCRGSSHLFRKTSLSVRRLILLPPPALH comes from the exons ATGAAGCAGCATGGGGCAGTGGCGCCTCCTTACCCACCACCTGACGACGGCAGGGATAGCGTGTCACGTCCATGGTGGTATCCCCTCCCATGGAACGCGCCGCAGCGGATCCACCCACCGGCATCCATGGGACGGATCCCCTCCTCCTGCG TGTTCTACAGGTTCCTGTCAATTTGTGTCCGTCAGTGTGCTGGCTGCAAGATGGACTTGCAGTACTCAT TTAATATGAAGGCATTCGCCGGACACAGCAGCACTGCAGGACTTTTCTGTCTCCTGCGCCCCTCATGTAGAAGTG ATGGACTAGCGACAATGAACATTTGCATTAAACAAAGTTGCAG AGGTAGCAGCCATCTATTCCGCAAGACCTCTCTATCTGTCAGACGGTTGATCCTGCTGCCCCCTCCAGCTTTGCACTAG
- the LOC136500700 gene encoding uncharacterized protein isoform X2 → MKQHGAVAPPYPPPDDGRDSVSRPWWYPLPWNAPQRIHPPASMGRIPSSCVFYRFLSICVRQCAGCKMDLQYSFNMKAFAGHSSTAGLFCLLRPSCRSDGLATMNICIKQSCSHLFRKTSLSVRRLILLPPPALH, encoded by the exons ATGAAGCAGCATGGGGCAGTGGCGCCTCCTTACCCACCACCTGACGACGGCAGGGATAGCGTGTCACGTCCATGGTGGTATCCCCTCCCATGGAACGCGCCGCAGCGGATCCACCCACCGGCATCCATGGGACGGATCCCCTCCTCCTGCG TGTTCTACAGGTTCCTGTCAATTTGTGTCCGTCAGTGTGCTGGCTGCAAGATGGACTTGCAGTACTCAT TTAATATGAAGGCATTCGCCGGACACAGCAGCACTGCAGGACTTTTCTGTCTCCTGCGCCCCTCATGTAGAAGTG ATGGACTAGCGACAATGAACATTTGCATTAAACAAAGTTGCAG CCATCTATTCCGCAAGACCTCTCTATCTGTCAGACGGTTGATCCTGCTGCCCCCTCCAGCTTTGCACTAG